Proteins from a genomic interval of Aquabacterium olei:
- a CDS encoding PaaI family thioesterase, translating to MDDIDVLEQWRREEHAVRARLRPADAPRPSLRIAGLSGMETLQAIFAGELPPPPMGETLDFIPIHMAPGLAVFQGRPQRRHYNPLGTVHGGWFATLLDSAVGCAVHTTLPAGHGYTTLELKINMIRALTDKVPLVRAEGKVIHAGRQVATAEGRIVGPDGKLYAHATTTCMVFEHPSSA from the coding sequence ATGGATGACATCGACGTTCTCGAACAATGGCGAAGAGAGGAGCACGCCGTTCGTGCTCGCCTGCGGCCGGCAGACGCACCGCGGCCTTCATTGAGGATCGCGGGACTGTCGGGCATGGAGACTTTGCAAGCCATTTTCGCAGGCGAGCTGCCGCCACCGCCCATGGGCGAGACGCTGGACTTCATACCGATCCACATGGCGCCAGGGCTGGCCGTGTTCCAGGGGCGCCCGCAGCGGCGGCATTACAACCCGCTCGGCACCGTTCACGGAGGGTGGTTCGCCACGCTGCTGGACTCTGCCGTCGGCTGCGCCGTGCACACGACGCTGCCGGCCGGCCACGGCTACACGACGCTGGAGCTCAAGATCAACATGATCCGCGCGTTGACCGACAAGGTGCCGCTGGTGCGCGCCGAAGGCAAAGTCATCCACGCGGGGCGGCAGGTGGCCACGGCCGAAGGACGCATTGTCGGCCCGGATGGCAAGCTCTACGCGCACGCGACGACCACCTGCATGGTCTTTGAACATCCGTCGTCTGCATGA
- a CDS encoding TetR/AcrR family transcriptional regulator: MTRKYDDRNMMAIMKTHPSRKEQSHERIVDVAARAIRRAGYRGVGVADIMKEAGLTHGGFYAHFASRDALLVEAMQQAGRDSQITLSQAVERRVAKGHSRFAALVQAYLHDMHMERPEQGCVVAALASEMTRQDDAVRDEARRRVASLVEFVRAALPAGTDPDQGEVVTATMVGALQLARTLGGAAGRALLAQTREALIHKHQPSLDH; encoded by the coding sequence TTGACTCGGAAATATGACGATCGTAATATGATGGCCATCATGAAGACGCATCCGTCCCGCAAAGAGCAGAGCCACGAGCGCATCGTCGACGTCGCGGCGCGCGCCATTCGCCGCGCTGGCTACCGTGGCGTGGGGGTGGCCGACATCATGAAAGAAGCCGGCCTCACGCACGGCGGCTTCTACGCGCACTTCGCCTCTCGGGACGCCCTTCTCGTCGAGGCCATGCAACAGGCCGGCCGTGACAGCCAGATCACGCTGTCGCAGGCGGTTGAGCGTCGCGTGGCCAAAGGCCATTCCCGTTTCGCCGCCCTCGTTCAGGCTTATCTCCATGACATGCACATGGAGCGGCCCGAGCAAGGTTGTGTCGTTGCGGCGCTGGCTTCGGAAATGACGCGCCAGGACGATGCGGTGAGAGATGAGGCCCGTCGCCGTGTCGCCTCACTGGTCGAGTTTGTGCGTGCAGCGCTGCCGGCGGGCACCGATCCCGACCAGGGCGAAGTGGTGACCGCCACCATGGTCGGCGCCCTGCAACTTGCCCGCACATTGGGCGGCGCCGCCGGTCGCGCCTTGCTTGCGCAGACCCGTGAAGCGTTGATCCACAAACACCAGCCCTCGCTGGACCACTGA
- a CDS encoding efflux transporter outer membrane subunit, with amino-acid sequence MSTSTLRYRRWPPAFALCLAALLSACAAPAPEPPDVSATVDAGFRHAPDLVASVDTTWWRGFGDEALIALVERAQAVNHDVRIAQQRVRQARAGQTAAASRLGPTVSLTGSASDERSGLPDRVKQGKPDTRAYRGALELGWELDLFGAVRAGADAAELDALSADDAVDVARWMVSSEVARQYIVWQGARLRLAKLEALLKAQVDTERLTRSREAAGLASRFDVARAAGEVQSLAAQLPPLRTFAAVTETHLAVLVGANPNQPLRELEESAPPALPKPPSLSAGQPVDLLMRRPDLRVAQQQLLAEAARLRVAHADRWPKFFLAAVLGRQDLRLNALDLTPVGYSSAALAFTMPLFDAGRLRAAVERQSAQERMATLQFEKAVLGAIKDVDDSLVALSQDRDRLTALAASVEQRRTGLRHAESLHREGQIDLLQLLDAQRAVLASELSALDGQTQLALSTVQLATAVGGGWPSTQGAGPASPVASRTTPLPSPESESQP; translated from the coding sequence ATGTCCACCTCGACCTTGCGATATCGGCGATGGCCGCCCGCGTTTGCCTTGTGCCTGGCCGCCTTGCTTTCGGCCTGTGCGGCCCCTGCGCCCGAGCCGCCTGATGTGTCGGCCACGGTCGATGCTGGCTTCCGCCATGCGCCCGATCTCGTCGCGTCGGTCGACACGACCTGGTGGCGCGGCTTTGGCGACGAAGCGCTCATCGCCTTGGTCGAGCGCGCCCAGGCGGTCAACCACGACGTCCGCATCGCGCAGCAGCGCGTGCGCCAGGCCCGGGCAGGGCAGACGGCGGCGGCATCCCGACTCGGGCCGACCGTGTCGCTCACGGGGTCTGCATCGGATGAGCGTAGCGGCTTGCCGGACCGGGTCAAGCAGGGCAAGCCGGACACACGGGCCTACAGAGGGGCGCTGGAGTTGGGCTGGGAGCTCGATCTGTTCGGCGCAGTACGCGCGGGTGCCGACGCCGCCGAACTGGACGCGCTGAGCGCGGACGACGCAGTTGACGTTGCACGATGGATGGTGAGCAGCGAGGTGGCGCGGCAGTACATCGTGTGGCAAGGCGCGCGACTGAGACTGGCCAAGCTCGAGGCTTTGTTGAAGGCGCAGGTCGACACGGAGCGTTTGACTCGGAGCCGGGAAGCGGCCGGTCTGGCCAGCCGGTTTGACGTGGCCCGCGCGGCAGGCGAGGTGCAATCGCTCGCCGCGCAACTGCCGCCTCTGCGCACCTTTGCTGCCGTGACGGAGACCCACCTCGCGGTGTTGGTGGGGGCCAATCCGAACCAGCCCCTGCGCGAGTTGGAAGAGTCCGCTCCGCCCGCGTTGCCCAAGCCACCCAGTCTGTCGGCTGGGCAGCCGGTGGACCTCTTGATGCGCCGCCCGGATCTGCGTGTGGCGCAACAGCAGCTCTTGGCCGAGGCCGCGCGCCTGCGCGTGGCACACGCGGATCGGTGGCCCAAGTTCTTCCTGGCCGCGGTGCTCGGGCGCCAGGACCTACGCCTCAATGCGCTGGACCTGACACCTGTTGGCTACAGCAGCGCCGCGCTGGCTTTCACGATGCCGCTGTTCGACGCCGGCCGCTTGCGCGCCGCGGTCGAGCGCCAGTCGGCTCAGGAGCGCATGGCCACCCTGCAGTTCGAGAAGGCCGTGCTCGGCGCCATCAAGGACGTGGACGACAGCCTCGTGGCCTTGTCGCAGGACCGCGATCGCCTGACCGCGCTGGCAGCCAGTGTCGAGCAAAGGCGGACGGGCCTGCGCCACGCCGAATCGCTTCACCGAGAAGGTCAGATCGACCTGCTGCAACTGCTGGACGCGCAGCGTGCCGTGCTGGCCTCCGAGCTGTCTGCCCTCGACGGCCAGACGCAGCTGGCGCTCAGCACCGTTCAGCTGGCCACGGCCGTGGGCGGCGGATGGCCATCCACCCAGGGCGCGGGCCCTGCTTCCCCAGTTGCCTCCCGCACCACGCCCCTTCCCAGCCCCGAGTCTGAAAGCCAGCCATGA
- a CDS encoding sulfite exporter TauE/SafE family protein translates to MDIMQTLWVAAVFALAGGVKGITGMGLPTVAMSLLGLWMPPAQAAALLVIPSLSTNVAQCRGPHLRPLASRLWPGWLAIAMVTAFAPGLGGSSPTDAASRWLGCVLVGYGLWGLWRPTLPDLSQRGRWLGAVAGAATGLITSMTAVFVLPWVPYLQSLRLDKEATVQALGLSFTVATLALAFRLQTSAPFGEVSDETAWVLGGAMGGAFAGMKLGEMLRGRLAGPAFQKALFTVFIALGVANLMRGG, encoded by the coding sequence ATGGACATCATGCAGACCTTGTGGGTGGCGGCCGTGTTCGCCTTGGCCGGTGGCGTCAAAGGCATCACCGGGATGGGCTTGCCGACTGTGGCGATGAGCCTGCTCGGGCTATGGATGCCCCCTGCACAGGCCGCCGCGCTGCTGGTGATCCCGTCGCTGTCGACCAACGTGGCGCAATGCCGCGGGCCACATCTGCGCCCGCTCGCAAGCCGGCTGTGGCCAGGCTGGTTGGCGATCGCGATGGTCACGGCCTTCGCGCCCGGCCTGGGTGGCAGCAGCCCGACGGACGCGGCATCGCGCTGGCTTGGCTGTGTGCTGGTGGGCTACGGCTTGTGGGGCCTGTGGCGCCCCACCCTGCCCGACCTCTCGCAGCGCGGCCGGTGGCTGGGCGCAGTGGCGGGGGCCGCCACAGGCCTGATCACGTCGATGACCGCTGTGTTCGTGCTGCCGTGGGTGCCCTATCTGCAATCGCTGCGGCTGGACAAGGAGGCCACCGTTCAGGCACTGGGCCTGTCATTCACGGTGGCGACGCTGGCGTTGGCATTTCGGCTGCAGACCTCGGCGCCATTCGGCGAGGTGTCGGATGAAACAGCCTGGGTGTTGGGCGGCGCAATGGGGGGCGCCTTCGCGGGCATGAAGCTGGGTGAGATGCTGAGGGGGCGCCTCGCGGGCCCGGCGTTTCAGAAGGCACTGTTCACGGTGTTCATTGCGCTGGGTGTGGCGAACCTGATGAGAGGTGGCTAA
- a CDS encoding TetR/AcrR family transcriptional regulator — MPKKPPSPAAPLELREACVIAAQEVIAEKGIENLSLRDVARRLGVSHQAPYKHYPSRDHLLAEVMRRCFQRFAAHLDARGHFDTPQEDLAALGRQYLSYARDHPLEYRLMFDTQWPQSAEHPDLLRDAAHTFDILRKVLRRLHGEAAASNDRVDLDALYIWSTVHGMAGVLNGNCIHKLNLKRAVVEQAIEHAIVMVELGLSRSAST; from the coding sequence ATGCCCAAGAAGCCCCCCTCACCCGCAGCGCCCCTCGAACTGCGCGAGGCATGCGTCATCGCTGCGCAGGAAGTCATCGCAGAAAAAGGCATCGAGAACCTGAGCCTGCGCGACGTGGCGCGCAGGCTCGGTGTGTCGCATCAGGCACCGTACAAGCACTACCCCAGCCGGGATCACCTCCTGGCCGAGGTGATGCGGCGCTGCTTTCAGCGATTTGCAGCGCACCTCGATGCACGCGGGCACTTCGACACACCCCAGGAGGATCTGGCCGCGCTAGGACGCCAGTACCTCAGCTATGCGCGGGACCATCCCCTGGAATACCGCCTGATGTTCGATACACAGTGGCCCCAATCAGCAGAGCATCCGGACCTCCTCAGGGACGCCGCCCACACTTTCGACATCCTGCGCAAAGTATTGCGACGCCTGCATGGTGAAGCGGCCGCCTCGAACGACCGCGTGGATCTGGATGCCCTCTATATCTGGTCGACGGTACACGGCATGGCTGGCGTGTTGAATGGCAACTGCATCCACAAGCTGAACCTGAAGCGCGCGGTCGTGGAGCAAGCCATCGAACACGCGATCGTGATGGTCGAGCTCGGGCTATCGCGGAGCGCCAGTACCTGA
- a CDS encoding LysR family transcriptional regulator: MNAMATTPRRTVDYRIDPFDLHLFSAVIAHGSITAAAEAVNLSLAAASARLKALEDATGARLLNRSKAGAVPTDAGRALARHANRVLTELESLHVEMASFGRGLRGTVRLLCNTAAMSEALPRSVARFLYHHPEIDLDVRETASDAALDALRRGFADIAVVADHVDTTDFIAHPWLDDRLVALLPRSWPMGRRRTIAFGELLEHALVGLPCDSGLSRFLAAQASRSGRIPRHRVRLSGFDGMVQLVAAGVGAAVMPESAALRFRADGTRMLTLTDRWASRKLLVCMTSQGADLAAVRALADSLLSLKPPLLALAKVRG, translated from the coding sequence ATGAACGCCATGGCCACCACTCCTCGCCGCACCGTTGACTACCGCATCGACCCTTTCGACCTGCACCTTTTCTCTGCGGTGATCGCCCACGGCTCCATCACGGCGGCTGCAGAGGCGGTGAACCTGTCTCTGGCGGCAGCGAGCGCCCGCCTGAAGGCCCTAGAAGACGCCACAGGCGCGCGCCTGCTCAACCGCTCCAAGGCCGGGGCGGTTCCCACCGATGCAGGAAGGGCCCTGGCGCGACACGCGAACCGCGTACTGACGGAGCTGGAGTCTCTGCATGTGGAGATGGCCAGCTTTGGCCGCGGCTTGCGGGGCACCGTCCGGCTGTTGTGCAACACTGCGGCCATGTCCGAGGCGCTGCCTCGATCGGTGGCGCGCTTTCTGTACCATCACCCCGAGATCGACCTCGATGTGCGTGAGACAGCGAGTGATGCTGCGCTGGATGCCCTGCGGCGCGGTTTCGCCGACATCGCTGTCGTGGCAGACCACGTGGACACAACCGACTTCATCGCGCACCCCTGGCTGGACGATCGCCTGGTGGCATTGCTGCCCCGAAGCTGGCCAATGGGCAGGCGACGCACCATCGCGTTTGGCGAGCTGCTGGAGCATGCCCTGGTCGGCCTCCCCTGCGACAGCGGCCTCAGCCGCTTCCTGGCCGCGCAGGCCAGCCGCAGCGGTCGCATACCCCGCCACCGCGTTCGGCTCTCCGGGTTCGATGGCATGGTGCAACTGGTGGCTGCAGGCGTCGGGGCTGCCGTGATGCCGGAAAGCGCGGCATTGCGTTTTCGAGCTGACGGCACGCGGATGCTCACCTTGACCGATCGCTGGGCGAGCCGCAAGCTGCTGGTCTGCATGACATCGCAAGGCGCTGATCTGGCGGCGGTCAGGGCGTTGGCAGATTCGCTGCTTTCATTGAAGCCACCGCTGTTGGCGCTCGCCAAGGTCCGCGGGTAG
- a CDS encoding efflux RND transporter periplasmic adaptor subunit, whose protein sequence is MTHFFEFRLNNARPSLAWTGLALSGLVTLSACSRPAEQAAPIPAVYVSTVHNDQGEDVRVLRGAIRPRIESNLAFRAGGKVTTRLVDIGQTVRAGQPLARIDAADYQLAADAAAEQLRAAQVDATQAASDAARFKRLMLDGSVGAADQERQQARSDAASARLVQAERQLDVLRNRVGYAVLSAPFDGVVTGLQLEVGQMVSEGQPVIVLAKPGELEVEVEVPEALAADVRNRIGRARVAGVPDEVRLNLRELSPSASAQARTFRARYAIVSPPAGLRMGVTADVQLARKGGTASAELPAGALLSTQKAPSVWLVNDRAGTLTRQAVTLVSQSTDRVRVAGLPDGAMVVSAGAQKLDAGMKVQAVKRPGSL, encoded by the coding sequence ATGACCCACTTCTTTGAATTCCGCCTGAACAACGCGCGGCCCTCGCTGGCCTGGACGGGGCTGGCCCTCAGCGGCCTGGTGACGTTGTCGGCCTGCTCGCGCCCTGCAGAACAGGCGGCGCCGATCCCGGCTGTCTACGTTTCGACCGTCCACAACGACCAGGGTGAGGACGTGCGCGTCCTGAGGGGCGCCATACGCCCGCGCATCGAAAGCAACCTGGCATTCCGGGCTGGAGGCAAGGTCACGACCCGGCTGGTGGACATCGGTCAGACCGTGCGCGCCGGCCAGCCGCTGGCCCGCATCGATGCGGCCGACTACCAGTTGGCCGCCGATGCCGCAGCCGAACAACTGCGGGCGGCCCAGGTGGATGCCACACAGGCCGCCAGCGATGCAGCGCGCTTCAAGCGGCTGATGCTAGACGGGTCTGTCGGCGCAGCGGACCAGGAGCGTCAGCAGGCCCGATCGGATGCCGCCAGCGCGCGCCTGGTGCAGGCGGAACGCCAACTGGACGTGCTGCGCAATCGGGTGGGCTACGCCGTGCTGTCAGCGCCCTTCGATGGCGTGGTGACCGGCTTGCAGTTGGAAGTGGGGCAAATGGTCTCGGAAGGCCAGCCCGTGATCGTACTGGCCAAGCCCGGCGAGCTGGAAGTGGAAGTGGAGGTGCCCGAGGCCCTTGCCGCCGATGTGCGCAATCGCATCGGGCGAGCACGCGTCGCAGGCGTGCCGGACGAAGTCAGGCTGAACCTGCGCGAGCTGTCGCCCAGTGCTTCGGCGCAGGCTCGGACCTTCCGGGCGCGCTACGCCATCGTGTCGCCGCCAGCGGGCCTGCGCATGGGCGTGACCGCCGATGTGCAACTGGCCCGAAAGGGCGGCACCGCCTCGGCGGAACTGCCGGCTGGCGCGCTGCTCAGCACCCAGAAGGCCCCGTCGGTCTGGCTGGTCAACGACCGGGCCGGCACCTTGACACGCCAGGCCGTGACGCTGGTATCGCAATCGACCGACCGGGTCCGTGTGGCCGGCTTGCCGGATGGCGCCATGGTGGTCTCGGCCGGCGCGCAAAAGCTGGACGCCGGCATGAAGGTGCAGGCCGTCAAGCGCCCAGGGAGCCTGTGA
- a CDS encoding GntR family transcriptional regulator: MNSPRPPHAAPAEPLYERIRLALREGILAGHHVPGSRVPSESALGQLYGASRITVRQALSALQQEGLIFTRQGKGSFVSRPKAFQNVSTLRGFGEQMATLGYEVLNQLQELREVPASAQVAQRLGVSSGEPVTQIRRVRLLNREPVSLEWTWVRPELGRQLAQADLIGRDIFLILENDCGVPLGHADLALDAVSADTDIARALDIASGDPVLRIERLTHDVHGTPVDFEFLYFRSDIFQYRFRVDRHRPQE; the protein is encoded by the coding sequence ATGAACAGTCCACGCCCACCCCACGCCGCCCCTGCCGAGCCGCTCTATGAGCGGATTCGCCTGGCGCTGCGCGAGGGCATCCTGGCCGGCCACCACGTCCCCGGCAGCCGCGTGCCGTCCGAGAGCGCGCTGGGTCAGCTGTATGGCGCCAGCCGCATCACCGTGCGCCAGGCCTTATCGGCCTTGCAGCAAGAGGGGCTGATCTTCACCCGCCAGGGCAAAGGCAGTTTCGTCTCGCGCCCCAAGGCCTTTCAGAACGTCAGCACCTTGCGGGGCTTTGGCGAGCAGATGGCCACGCTGGGCTACGAGGTGCTTAACCAACTGCAGGAGCTGCGCGAGGTGCCGGCCAGTGCGCAGGTGGCGCAGCGCCTCGGTGTCTCATCCGGTGAGCCGGTGACGCAGATCCGCCGAGTGCGCCTGCTCAACCGCGAGCCTGTGTCGCTGGAGTGGACCTGGGTTCGCCCCGAGCTGGGCCGTCAGTTGGCCCAGGCCGACCTGATCGGCCGCGACATCTTCCTGATCCTTGAGAACGACTGCGGCGTGCCGCTGGGCCACGCCGACCTGGCGCTGGACGCGGTGTCCGCCGATACCGACATCGCCCGGGCTCTGGATATTGCCAGCGGTGACCCGGTGCTGCGCATCGAGCGCCTGACCCATGACGTCCACGGCACGCCGGTGGACTTCGAGTTTCTGTATTTCCGCAGTGACATCTTTCAGTACCGCTTTCGGGTCGATCGCCATCGGCCCCAGGAGTGA
- a CDS encoding fumarate reductase/succinate dehydrogenase flavoprotein subunit gives MQTIEHEYDIVVVGGGTAGPMAAIKAKEANPKLRVLLLDKAHVKRSGCISMGMDGLNNAVVPGYATPEQYTKEITIANDGIVNQSTVYAYAQHSFTTIEQLDKWGVKFEKDATGDYAMKKVHHLGTYVLPMPEGHDVKKVLYRQLKRTRVEITNRIIATRLLKAADGSVNGVMGFDSRTADFHVVRAKAVVLACGAAGRLGLPSSGYLMGTYENPTNAGDGYVMAYHAGAELANLECYQINPLIKDYNGPACAYVTGPLGGYTANGEGERFIECDYWSGQMMLEFYQELQGGKGPVFLKLDHLAEETIQTIETILHGNERPSRGQFHAGRGTDYRKDMVEMHISEIGFCSGHSASGVHVNAKAETTVPGLYAVGDMAAVPHNYMLGAFTYGWFAGVNAAERASQLDFSPVDTEQIEAEKRRVYAPLQRDHGLPPLQVEYKLRRFVNDYLQPPKVTRKYEIGLKRFEEIGEDIGHLHARNPHELMRAAEVSVIRDCAEMAARASLFRTESRWGLYHLRVDYPERNDADWFCHAHLYKDAQGRMAHVKREIEPYIVPINDTEKTAYDRLRIPRGQAQKPSPDACQPVPAAA, from the coding sequence ATGCAGACCATCGAACATGAATACGACATCGTCGTCGTGGGGGGCGGCACCGCCGGTCCCATGGCCGCGATCAAGGCCAAAGAGGCCAACCCCAAGCTGCGCGTGCTGCTGCTCGACAAGGCGCACGTCAAGCGCAGCGGTTGCATCTCCATGGGCATGGACGGCTTGAACAACGCCGTCGTGCCCGGCTATGCCACGCCCGAGCAGTACACCAAGGAGATCACGATCGCCAACGACGGCATCGTCAACCAGTCCACCGTGTACGCCTATGCGCAGCACAGCTTCACCACCATCGAACAACTCGACAAGTGGGGCGTCAAGTTTGAGAAGGACGCCACCGGCGACTACGCGATGAAGAAGGTGCACCACCTGGGCACCTATGTGCTGCCGATGCCGGAGGGGCACGACGTCAAGAAGGTGCTGTACCGCCAGCTCAAGCGCACCCGCGTCGAGATCACCAACCGCATCATCGCCACGCGCCTGCTCAAGGCCGCCGATGGCAGCGTCAACGGCGTGATGGGCTTTGACAGCCGCACGGCCGACTTCCATGTGGTGCGTGCCAAGGCCGTCGTCCTGGCCTGCGGCGCAGCGGGCCGCCTGGGCCTGCCCTCGTCGGGCTACCTGATGGGCACTTACGAGAACCCGACCAATGCGGGCGATGGCTATGTGATGGCCTATCACGCTGGCGCCGAACTGGCCAACCTGGAGTGCTACCAGATCAACCCGCTGATCAAGGACTACAACGGCCCGGCCTGCGCCTACGTGACCGGCCCGCTGGGCGGCTATACCGCCAATGGCGAGGGCGAACGCTTCATCGAGTGCGACTACTGGAGCGGCCAGATGATGCTGGAGTTCTACCAGGAGTTGCAAGGCGGCAAGGGCCCCGTGTTCCTCAAGCTCGACCACCTGGCCGAGGAAACCATCCAGACCATCGAGACCATCCTGCACGGCAACGAGCGCCCGAGCCGCGGTCAGTTCCACGCCGGACGGGGAACCGACTACCGCAAGGACATGGTCGAGATGCATATCTCGGAGATTGGCTTTTGCAGCGGCCACAGCGCCTCGGGGGTGCACGTGAACGCCAAGGCCGAGACGACCGTGCCAGGCCTGTATGCCGTGGGGGACATGGCCGCCGTGCCCCACAACTACATGCTGGGCGCCTTTACCTATGGGTGGTTTGCCGGCGTCAACGCGGCCGAGCGCGCCAGCCAGCTGGACTTCAGCCCGGTCGATACGGAGCAGATCGAAGCCGAGAAGCGCCGCGTCTACGCCCCGCTGCAGCGTGACCACGGCCTGCCGCCACTGCAGGTCGAGTACAAGCTGCGTCGCTTCGTCAACGACTACCTGCAGCCGCCCAAGGTGACGCGCAAGTACGAAATAGGCCTCAAACGCTTCGAAGAGATCGGTGAGGACATCGGCCACCTGCACGCCCGCAACCCGCACGAGCTGATGCGTGCGGCCGAGGTGTCGGTCATCCGCGACTGCGCCGAGATGGCGGCCCGCGCCTCACTGTTCCGCACCGAAAGCCGCTGGGGCCTGTACCACCTGCGCGTGGACTACCCAGAGCGCAACGACGCCGACTGGTTCTGCCACGCTCATCTCTACAAGGACGCGCAGGGCCGCATGGCTCACGTCAAGCGCGAGATCGAGCCCTACATCGTGCCCATCAATGACACCGAGAAGACCGCGTACGACCGCCTTCGCATTCCGCGCGGACAGGCTCAGAAGCCGAGCCCGGATGCGTGTCAGCCCGTGCCGGCCGCCGCCTGA
- a CDS encoding MFS transporter, translated as MTIIINPLPATSAPQASPWPAFWIACSAVFLVSLDSTMLFAAFDALRLSFDDTSVAKLSWVLNAYTVVYAAMLIPAGGLADAHGRKRVFRLGVAVFVVASAACGLSPTVNWLIAARVLQAIGAALLTPASMSIVLAAFPAERRAVVVSLWGAVGGLAAAVGPSLGSWVTAHAGWPWAFYINLPVGLWALWRSASRVEEAVKPTQRRRIDLVGLFLLMAAVGAVALAIVESGSTTWRTGQLAAVAGGGILAGIAFVQWARVHPTPLVDLALFSHRTYRFANAATLTFGTAFSMMFLGFFFFMTGVWHYTLPQAGLAVTPGPLLVMPTAIVTGRLAARLGHRPFLVGGSLLYACSSLWFLWVPCTQPDYLHAWLPGLLMSGISVGLVLPSLSGAAVSHLPAAHYAVGAAVNQATRQIGGVLGVAVTVGLLGHSGLVHADFKALYGLHAALALITALLCWPVSTRPL; from the coding sequence ATGACGATCATCATAAATCCTTTGCCTGCCACCTCGGCGCCCCAGGCGTCGCCCTGGCCCGCGTTCTGGATCGCCTGCAGCGCGGTCTTCCTCGTGTCGCTGGACTCGACGATGCTGTTCGCGGCATTCGATGCCCTGCGCCTCAGCTTCGACGACACCTCCGTCGCCAAGCTGTCGTGGGTGCTGAACGCCTACACCGTCGTCTACGCAGCCATGCTGATTCCAGCCGGCGGGCTGGCCGACGCCCACGGACGCAAGCGTGTGTTCAGACTCGGCGTGGCGGTGTTTGTGGTGGCATCGGCCGCTTGCGGTCTGTCTCCCACAGTGAACTGGCTGATCGCGGCGCGCGTGTTGCAGGCGATCGGGGCGGCGTTGCTGACGCCAGCCTCGATGTCCATCGTGCTGGCGGCCTTCCCGGCCGAGCGCCGGGCCGTCGTCGTGAGCCTTTGGGGCGCCGTCGGCGGCCTCGCTGCCGCGGTGGGCCCCAGCCTGGGCAGTTGGGTCACCGCCCATGCTGGCTGGCCTTGGGCCTTCTACATCAACCTCCCGGTGGGCCTGTGGGCGCTCTGGCGCAGTGCCTCGCGTGTCGAAGAGGCCGTCAAGCCGACGCAACGCCGCCGCATCGACCTCGTCGGGCTCTTCTTGCTGATGGCCGCGGTGGGCGCCGTGGCCCTTGCCATCGTCGAGAGCGGATCGACCACATGGCGCACGGGTCAGCTCGCAGCGGTGGCCGGTGGCGGCATCCTGGCGGGTATCGCGTTCGTGCAGTGGGCGCGCGTGCACCCCACGCCGCTGGTCGACCTGGCCCTGTTCAGCCATCGCACCTACCGCTTTGCCAATGCAGCGACCCTGACCTTTGGCACCGCGTTCTCGATGATGTTCCTCGGCTTTTTCTTCTTCATGACTGGCGTGTGGCACTACACGCTGCCGCAGGCCGGGCTCGCGGTGACGCCGGGTCCGCTGCTGGTGATGCCGACGGCCATTGTCACCGGGCGGCTTGCCGCACGCCTGGGTCACCGCCCGTTCCTGGTCGGTGGCTCGCTGCTGTATGCATGCAGCAGCCTGTGGTTCCTCTGGGTGCCCTGCACGCAGCCCGACTACCTGCACGCCTGGCTACCCGGCCTGCTGATGAGCGGCATCTCGGTGGGCCTGGTGCTGCCATCGCTGTCAGGCGCGGCCGTGAGTCACTTGCCGGCGGCGCATTACGCGGTCGGTGCGGCCGTCAACCAGGCCACCCGGCAGATCGGTGGCGTGCTGGGTGTGGCAGTCACGGTCGGACTTCTGGGCCACTCGGGCCTGGTCCACGCCGATTTCAAAGCACTCTACGGACTGCACGCAGCGCTCGCGCTGATCACCGCACTGCTGTGCTGGCCCGTGAGCACCCGGCCACTCTGA